ATGGGGATATGAAGAAATGCATCCGGCAACATGTTCTCGATGCGGATGTCACCCTATTTCTTCTCTCGTATTGCGAAAACATTACTGTTCCTGTGGTGGTCCCGAAGACGCCTTGTTTATCCTTTCCCGGCCTTGGTACCTTCCCGGCCTATGGGACGATGTTGTGACAGTTTACGTCTAAAGAGAAGATCCTTTTTCGAGTCAAAAGATTCGTCAATCGTCATACCTTTTTCGGAGACGGCCATGATATCTCATGTTGGCGACTCGATTCGATTGGCCGCTTGTGAAGTGTTGATCCATTTCGCAAATGTTCGTTCAATTCCTTTAATTCCCTTAAGCCCGGTATAAAGGTGtctaatcaaacaaaaccctgCTTCTGTCCCTTTTCTCACCAGGTCAACACATCTTCCTCAGAGCAGAAACGGCACCGTAACAACTTCATGCTCATAGTTGGCGGTCTGTCAGGGAAATCACATCCCGAACCCGACTCGCCCAAATCGCCTTCCCATGCTGCCGTCCAACCGTCGTCGCCTTCCTCCAACTTTAAGCTGCTCAGTGGAAAATTCGCCATCGACAGCAAGCGAAAGATCAACTGTAAAACGAGGATCTACAAGTGCATCAAGCGTATCCTGAAGCGGAACTCTTTCCATGCCGGCACACCGAAGGAGCACCAACCTAGAGGACAACGGACGCCTGCCGCTCTTCGGTCACCGAATGCCGCTGACTATCGGGAGATCAAGTCGCTTCTGGAGAAGCAGCACCGTGATCTCGAGTACGACGTCAACCTGGCAAAATGTGTCGAAAAACCTGCCTTTGTAAGTAATCTCGGAGCAAACTTCCGCGATCGATATGCTGATCATGCTTATTAAATTCGCGTGTGCTTTGTTCTGTCTTTTCTCTAGATCAAGAAGATCGCGATCAATATGCTACAAAGTGCCGTTTCGGACGAGAAAGAGGATAGCACATTGGTGCTGCATCGTGAACAAACAGCATCCGTCACCGGAACGATACAGAGTGACCTCGAGCGGGACCGCGAGTATCAGCGATTGCTGGACGAATGTTGGTACCACGAAAACCTGCCCCGCAGTCTTTCCCTCCAGCTGCTGATGGATAAAGTCCCCGGCTGCTTCCTGGTGCGTAAAAGCACCACCCAACCCGACTGTTACGCACTGTCGTTGCGTGTGCCTCCTGGATCAGGACCACGCATCGCACACTACCTCATCGTCCGGACGGCCACCGATGGGTACAAGATCAAAGGTTTCCAGAAGGAGTTCAGCTCGCTCCGTGCCCTGATTGTGCATCATTCAGTGATGCCGGAAGCGCTGCCAGTACCGCTCGCCGTGCCACGTCCCGTGAATTTGGTGGTCAAGACCAAGTTCGAGGATGATTATGAGACCGTATTCGATCTAGCCAAAGCGGTACAGCCCTAGCCGCAGCATGGCTGATGCCATGGTGGAAGCAGCGATTACCAAAACAACATGCTAGACTAAGCTCAGTCACTTTTCAACTGCTATTTTGTTATCCCTTTGTCCCAAAACCTTCCCCAACGCCGCAAGTCTACAATTATGAGatgagaaataaattattctacAAACGTTACAACGCAAAGCGCATACGTTTCATGGGAGTGTCTTTTCTCCACCGTCGATCGAATACGGGCGGGTTGCCTGGTCGAGCGGCTCACGCACAGGCCGCATAATTGTAGGTTATGAATCCGaaaaaatggatgaaaggTCATTCGAAATCCCAAACAGTCCTCCGCTCGCTGATCCTCATTAAGAACGCGAAGAAGATGAACGCCTGTCAGGCGGTTAGGATGAAGCGCACGGACATGCCCACGCATCAGAAACGCACCGTTGTCTAGACCTTTTAAACgcctttattttcctttccgatCGGATCGTTGTTATCGGGAAAGCAGCCCATCTTCCACGCCAAACCACATGCAGCCCTCGGTAGAGgagcaataaaaatcaacacaaaacATGTCATTAAAATACGATGTCTAGCCGTGGCGCGACCCATGCTCGGTGTGCTTTTATCCTAATCGTTCCGTGGTGCTGGCAAAATGCGGTACGACCACGGTCCAGTTTCCGGTATCACTAGAGAGGAAACAGCAGGTAGGGATGAGCCGCACGCATCCTGCGATCGTCCGAATGCACGCCGGATCTAATTGGGCGTTGTTGCACCATCGCCGGCTGCGTATCCCTGATGAAATTAGTCGATAGATAATTATGTGGGTTGTCGTTTATTTTAGTGCCATAGGGGAGATGAGAGTGGGATACATTATGATGTTGTAATGATGATGTAACGGGATGGATTCATTTACGCACGCCAGAAGATGACGCTGACAGTGGTCCGtatatggtggtggtgaaagaATTCGAGCTGAACTTTGTGTTATACGATATTGGCTCAATATAAGCTCTCAGTTCAATAGAATATTCCTAGAAGCAACTCTCATCATGAGGATTACAATTAATTCTTTGTAGCAACACACTTCAAGGCCACGATGACTGTTCCGGaaatttggaaaagaaaaaaaaaccctcctgTTTTAACTACATTTACGAACATCCCTATTAAAGTGGATGTGATCAGAACTTAATTAGTCTGCCACTTGAACGCTCATAATGTAAACCACCAAGAAATCATGGATTTCACACATAAATTCTTTTCTTGTGCTCACCAAAGCTAGACCATGTTTCCGTTGTGCTGCTAGCATAATGTTTCTTTGCCCTGTGAAGGGTTTCATATTTCGGGGTCGGGTCGGCGAAAAAGGAAACTTTCCGTACTTGCAAGAAGCATACAAAAAAGGCCCAGCACAGAATGAAACATTTGTACCGCAAGAAACACAAGCACGCCGTCCAGAACTGGGGAAAAGATAACAGAAGAAAGGTTAGACATGAGAGGGataggataaaaaaaaaacatctgcatATTGtcgtaaattaaatcaatgcGGCGTAACTGCAACTAGCAGCTTGCCAGTGGTTCTTCTAAGCTTCTCGAGATGCTGGTTCCCACCATTTCGATCTTTCTTTAACTTCCACCACCACGAACCAGTGACAAATAGGTTAATGTTTCTCTTAGAACAGCACATGTGAGCTCATCAGTAAAACCgtgtcaaacaaaaaccagatgttgggaaaaaaaccccggatAGTTTAAATGGATctcattgtaaaaaaataatattgccaCACTGAATTGCTTAAATTGGAGCACAAGAGCATGGAATGGAAAGGATGCTGAATGGAAGGCTAACTTACTTTAATGGATTGAATAGAGTTTTGCTCATACATTTACTACTTTATCTAACTGCCTACAACATTTTGCGTTGTGTGGTTTGTATTTGCCATTTATCACATGACGGAATCTATTCGCAGAAATATGACAAAACCGACCAGAAGCTCAAACTTGCTTTGTGCACTGCCGAACAATAGATTCCTTGATGTTACCTCAACGGTTCTGCAAGGCTGTCAGAATGTGATGAAGACATCATTATCAGCCCTGGCGATACCGAAGGTGATCTCTCACGGGGAGTATATGCCCCGTACAAAATGTAGCGAACGAAACGGCAGACAACAACCTCCAACAATATGTAAAGAAAGCATACATCAACAAGATAACATCGTTCGCTGGCAGGGAAAAGTTTGCGGCGCGAAGAACAGCGGCCCTCCTCGAGTCCCATTGGGGATTTTGGAAATGAATTCTACCGCTGGTAGGCCCGGTTATTTGCCATTGCCATTAGTTGCCAGGGGGAAACGGAAAAATAATTGACTGTCACTTCATTAAACGCCCGCTTGTCAATTTCTTGTGTGTCCGTCGTCGTCACCGTCGTGTCATGTACATGGAGGAaccggagggaaaaaaaagaatcggtAGTGGTTTATTGGGATAAGGATGGTGTGTTTCATGTGTGAGAAACATTTGCCACATTTGCCGTTAAGGTGTTGCCCTCGCCTGTCCGGGGACGAAGGAAGAATTCCAACTCGGGAGTTTCTAAAGATGTTCCTGCAATGAGAAGACAGCAGGGCTGTGAGCAGCAGGAACCAAAGTCCTTCACCCATCAATGATCGTAAAGTGGCTTATGATGAAGAAACTATTCATGCATTTGCTTCTCCGGTACGCACTCTCTATTTGCTCCCCATGAGGTCTGCACAAACAACGGTCGACGAAACGGAGCGAGCAAAACATCCCTTGCACCGTGCATCCTACACAATCAATCCTAGAATGCTTTTGTGCTTCTTAATAGACTTTTAAAACATCTTTCATTTGAATTGAATGCATCCCGGAGTGGGATGCGCTGAAGGATCACTTCGAAGCACAGTTCCTATTGTGCTGGCGACCCgcataaggttttttttcccatttgtcCAAACCTTACTAAACTGAAATGAACGAGAAATGATCGTTGGCAAACGGTTTAGAGTGTATatgaaaacaaccaaaaaaaaatgtatatgttTAGAAGACCCGGGTACTGGAAGGATCGCATCGAATCGGGGCAATACACGACCGGGGCCAGAAGgtctgcagcagcaacagaaggGTCtgctcatttttcatttcaaatgtcTAAGGTCCTATCGGAATCGAAGCAAGATCGCATATATCacgaagcaaaaggaaaagaagaatagCCGCCAGAAAATATCCTTCGGCCAAATGGTCCTTACTAGTTGCTCATTTGAAGGAGATTTCTAAGGTCCCGAGTAAAGCCCACCCTTTGGTGCATTCCTCGAGTCCTCGAGCAAATTTATATCATGTTCAGTTGCTGATTCGAGGTTTGAAAAGTCCAGCTAACTTGGTTCAAATACAACTTCCTAGCTTCGCCGACAGAGGCATCagataaacatttttacaacCGTCTACCACTTCTGGCTAATCCGATAACGGGCCCACAGCAATTTCAGTTGCTGCCCAAAATCgataggcaaaaaaaaacaacattcgctCCCTGGAGTGTTGCTAGAGTGCTGGCAAGCAACTCTGGCTGGCCGGGAGGTTCAAGTACTTTccgatgaaatggaaaaatcgcAAACAAAGATCTCCGACCGTTACAAACAACTCTGCACCCACTTCAACGAAGGACGGGTATGGGTCGCATCGTACGTTGATCATTGTTTTGGCAATGATGTACCTTGCGACAAAAGGTTCCGAATGTTCCCCGGGTGTCTATGGATATCCTTTTTTGCCTACTGCTGCTCTAAAAAGTCACACTGCAAGATGCCCGTGCAGTATTCAGCTCAGGTAAACCAAAGGACCTTCGTCAAACTCGAAAGGACACCCCGAATGAAAGCATAGCCCGGGTAAGATTCCGGTGCATCGCATTAACCgccacacgcatacacaatCGAATTGTCGTTTTGCATCGGTCAGCTTGGTTACGCAGAAAAGGGAAACCAGAACCACTGGTGAAAAGTTGAATTTCTAATGTAGAACAAGTTTGGAAGGAATAGATGCCTTCCTATCATCTCAACATTATAAGGAAAACTTTACTCACCGTAACCATGTATACATGTTTCCCTCGCACTTTGTGGCTGTGAAGGAAATTAATAGCGGATAATAAAATGTTCAGCCCACGACTTTATGATATTCAGGATGCTTAAACTACAGAACATCGCAACGCATTCCATGCCTTGAGAAGGTGAGATGTCGTAAAATAAAGGTGTTTTGAGGCAGCTGCAACTGCTTGCCACTCGATATTAGCCATAGTACGAATGAAGGTGGAAATAGTTTACTTAAAAGCCTTTATGAATAGAAAAGGCAACATATTCAGAACAGATCTAACCAAAACACTTCGTCCGCCGTAGCTTGAAATAAACTAAAGCAGCGTATACACGTCTATTTTACCTGCGAATATCGGCTGATATGGACATATACACAAAACACAGATATGAATtttaacaaacataaaacgatTACAATCATCGAATAATGGCAGCATgaaataataagaaaattcctaaaacattattttctattGATTTTACAAAAACAGTTTCACCAACGGACGAGCCATGTCATCTATAGCCACCTTGAGCAAACGTATTTACATGCTGTCAAATGCCAAACTGTCAAACTGCACGTGCGtcttccaaaacaaacaaccacggCACTCCGAAAGCACCGGCTGCAAAGATGAACCTAAAATCGTATCGTCTTTTCATCGGTAATATTCCCGCAGAAACTACTGAGCAGGAATTACGCAAAGAATTCAGTTCATACGGTAATATCGAGTCGTTagaaattaaaacgaaaacaaatcagCTGAATGATTCGGTAGACACATTCGGTTTCGTAACACTTCAGACGGAGGACCGCATCGTACCTCAATGTGAGTGTAGAAACATTCGCAACCACCGTTGCAAGTGCTTCTTTATCGTATTGAATTcgtattgaattaattttacttcTCCATGTTAAGGTATCAAGGagtttcaacaacaaaagttTAAAGGAGTGTACTTGAATGTATCCCGAGCAAAAGAATCATTTTTGGAGAAATTGAAACGTGAACGAGAGGAAGCCGAAGCTCAGAAAAATAATGCTTCGCTTTTGGATCCATATAAAAAGACAGGAGGGGATAATGTTGCGACGGAAACTGTAGCACCTCTTCCTACATTACCAACATTGGGTAAAGGCAAGGAAAGCAGTTCCTCTGAAAGTTCAGAATCGGAAAGCGATGAGGAGGAAGCAAAACCTCCACCGACAGCAGCTCGTATCAGCAGACCCCAGGAATCAAAAGAACAAGATGATCTAGTGAAGAAGTGGAATCAAGAGACGTACATTGAGTatgggaaattaaaaattcttccAGTTACTGGCCAAGTAACGGAAGTAATAGACCGATCCAAACCTCACCAGAAGCGATCGGAGGATAAAAAACTCGGCGAAAACGCTCGAATCGCGGATGAAAAACGTAAACAAGGTCTAAGTAATTTAAAATCTGCGTACGAGCAACAAAAGCTTGCGATCAAAAGTGCTCTCGCTGGCGGCTCGCAGAACAGTAAGAAGAAAATTACATTTGACGATGACGACAACGATACcgcgggaaaaaagaaactgtcCCTGTTCGATACGCAGGAGGAGGAAGACGATGGATTCCAGGGAAACTTCAAATTACGCAAGCAGATGCTCGGAGAAGAAGGCCAAAAGTTGTATGAAATGCAAACGTCCTTCCAGGCGGATAATCGGTTTCGTTTGGATGCTCGATTTTTGGAAGATGCAGATAAGCCCACCGAAACGAAATCCGCACAGGCGAAAGGGAAGGACAAAGAACGGATGAAGCAATTGGAGATCCTTTCAAATGTTACCGGCAAACCGATCAGTTCAGAAAGTCGTGTTGATGGGTAAAATTGAACCTATGCATGACACTGTTTTACGTTGCGCTAATCTCgtatatgtttctttttagtaAAAACACACTGCAAATGCAACGTTTTGATCCTTTACAACAAAAAGAGTCGAACCAAAGCGATAAACCAGAACCCAAAGTGGCAACtgctgaaaggaaaaaagccgATCGTCGTGAAGACGATTTTAAAGTTTctaatgaaaagttttacaAAGTAGCGGAAAATTTTGCCATTTCATCTCAGCATCA
This region of Anopheles marshallii chromosome 2, idAnoMarsDA_429_01, whole genome shotgun sequence genomic DNA includes:
- the LOC128708415 gene encoding EGFR adapter protein-like — its product is MLRFGGLKYKKLNNAGYAGEEQETPPCGPTEGNGKLEKSVHSTPTATTPSKQQQRLHNQLNGTAMKNVNTSSSEQKRHRNNFMLIVGGLSGKSHPEPDSPKSPSHAAVQPSSPSSNFKLLSGKFAIDSKRKINCKTRIYKCIKRILKRNSFHAGTPKEHQPRGQRTPAALRSPNAADYREIKSLLEKQHRDLEYDVNLAKCVEKPAFIKKIAINMLQSAVSDEKEDSTLVLHREQTASVTGTIQSDLERDREYQRLLDECWYHENLPRSLSLQLLMDKVPGCFLVRKSTTQPDCYALSLRVPPGSGPRIAHYLIVRTATDGYKIKGFQKEFSSLRALIVHHSVMPEALPVPLAVPRPVNLVVKTKFEDDYETVFDLAKAVQP
- the LOC128719280 gene encoding probable RNA-binding protein CG14230; the encoded protein is MNLKSYRLFIGNIPAETTEQELRKEFSSYGNIESLEIKTKTNQLNDSVDTFGFVTLQTEDRIVPQCIKEFQQQKFKGVYLNVSRAKESFLEKLKREREEAEAQKNNASLLDPYKKTGGDNVATETVAPLPTLPTLGKGKESSSSESSESESDEEEAKPPPTAARISRPQESKEQDDLVKKWNQETYIEYGKLKILPVTGQVTEVIDRSKPHQKRSEDKKLGENARIADEKRKQGLSNLKSAYEQQKLAIKSALAGGSQNSKKKITFDDDDNDTAGKKKLSLFDTQEEEDDGFQGNFKLRKQMLGEEGQKLYEMQTSFQADNRFRLDARFLEDADKPTETKSAQAKGKDKERMKQLEILSNVTGKPISSESRVDGKNTLQMQRFDPLQQKESNQSDKPEPKVATAERKKADRREDDFKVSNEKFYKVAENFAISSQHQSQGFSLLSMFGKATKSNENTMEVDSTLADKPLKSDTRFRYESSDSEDEQNRKKQKKKENKKSEADGKAKQQKLHSHQTGPGYYTKQGIWKESFFFLPNDARLDVGREFLGFVPGEDGNVKSAKKAIVGLSQSDLQDVRLLYKKRRYRESRFVQKESKLGLRRLKKKTMAVRSKINKPK